The following proteins are encoded in a genomic region of Periophthalmus magnuspinnatus isolate fPerMag1 chromosome 23, fPerMag1.2.pri, whole genome shotgun sequence:
- the ptpn13 gene encoding tyrosine-protein phosphatase non-receptor type 13 isoform X4 yields MHVSLAEALEVRGGPLQEEEVWAVLSQSAESLQELFHKDPAAMGFIISPWSLLLMPSGNISFTDEYVTQQDLRAFTAPEVLEGVTLTSVSDIEKMHMYSLGMTLFWGADYEIPQSQPMKLGEHLNSLLLNMCDDVTVSRMSLRTVLDICSKHIRNSSCDPPFSYIRKLVRLVMGSLSQLDGLLTDRESLPERSKEIRERLRGKGLPSGRSAAPRVLERYRARTQEQTSLNRGLSRSMGSLPQDALKAEEAATAQYSQPDYRPSSGSPTELYPKAPSLQHQLSYPYLHPLHPHQKGRPVELDRRSLHFPGADLGPSQPRKPWASSVDLAYIDPEALRFGALEDARRGSTALSTYSGGRHKSPLLASREFGLKSRKPHHHSALSVGSGMPSTYDRIKEQQRKLQLFKKGGEDPVQTHHRYYSDYSSSSESPSVTSSDPDYRQAKKFSDGRRFGSQLALTSEQDALSLSHPQRQYEGVADEGLGGAELLLQKQEEEVQRLQAQLAKRLSRADLFSADEPLLLSHNSALDLRDPLYTATAPLHKRKNFFGPEFVKMAGDPSVTLSVPSSIMKRGKGEEVQRKVGVVLLNGQKLELSCDIKAACKDVLDMVVAHIGLVEHHLFGLAYLKDNEFFFVEPDAKLVDIAPEGWKKDPKKKKTEVPFILFLRIKFFIDDVNVIQHAMTKHQYYLQLRKDVLEERMCCDMENAMLLASLALQAEFGDYQPELHGKTYFRLEHYIPVSVLDKLDQTTLREELPKLHSNYYGASESDAEFEFLKVSQRLTEYGVHFHRVLPEKRSQTGIMLGVYSKGVLIFEVLNGNRTPVLRFPWRETKKISFNKKKICLQNTSDGIKHLFQTDSNKTCQYLLQLCSDQHKFHLQMKARQNNQELQDLENSPLSSLQYPFDPAEGAMGRKISSGSLTTRSNPDQLKRISYSEVALNRALSGPLSVHEMNFPGFNAGPSFIRTNPKLLSRSLHNLGQIQDFSEHRAGETSSDQGFQQHQRASSDTDSFIQQQPKILSTVSHSSPAWNRRIKKHSDASSTEEMGPAYVVGVSVHNSSSDHPSTPVSVNDSLRKKLSAIPSPEREITAVQLKKDVKYGLGFQIVGGETSGRKDLGTIVSAITPGGPADVNGCLKPGDRLISVNDVYVEGLSHAATVEILQNAPDDVKLIVSQPKERLYKDSSPSHTSYQPKAPSKTLEILHKLNPDLESSSEEQIRTGSPSPVLRTGSASSASSPTQGSKINSASKATQPSSSGVQQFLDRAKMALTVSSIASHKPDPNISLDPPPPALPPKTRKAKMVELRKEPSDCGDSDMDEETYYSQNKSMGKKGGINTSVRHGGIYVKAVIPKGAAELDGRIQKGDRVMAVNGKSLDGATHQQAVEALRDTGQRVHLLLEKGHPPVDSLHAPVTPQSTPPVGPAHDQSAGQTNRHDYSFVTDENAFDVTLLKNTSGLGFSFSREENVPGELPGSSMVRVKKLFPGQPAAESGRIRVGDVILKVNQTPLKGLSQHEVISALRGTGQEVTLLLCRPEHGVLREVDAALTPMSSPRKEPVSKADPALLLSKIPTSPRTQANNSSVEDALERLQKTPVRQNSYSDSTDGDEEVEEAFSPGRHKWDHSVYQTPSSSLALGGFSSSGQMDNSTRSAFYSPDLSITRLDLSKRSPSSPLPPDLDSPEPMVSSPTAPSPDPLPPPLPHPLNLTLSANGQDADEYVPEVEINVSLMKSEKGSLGFTLTKGNDHGCYIHDIVQDPAKGDGRLRPGDRMITVNNTDVTNMGHTEVVNLVRAAPRVVDLVVGRVLEAPKPHFEAHLLPDICFRGTQQPLGLALDGGSDSPYGVLFVKDIVPGSLASEEGSLRPLDLIHYINGAPTQELTLSESNRLLELSFSELSIKATRDGKPVSPAAKSVSFLNNNISPKVSSGVNGFLKVDAPRETDFFSSLCPVEEETIHIDLDKPLSGGLGFSVIGGERGIFVKSVTPGGVAEASGKLQVGDRLLKVNSEMMTGVSHTKAVTTIRKTKGLVHLVVSRPPEQNPAYSPVNSDKCNGATDLSEEYDMKSKLSPPLDGPRPSDYPELPPIDYDDGSLDQKKEMDQSTELSEDTDCDGSSLPEDSPKNYRNMDWQEESVDDPLNEPHTDEDAITWGSDELPIESMTSSDDGPIITEDELTSLPLVKVVPDGQYTGLKLSSVVRTMRGLLEQKVPLQEFENLQNLQPLDDCLIGQTKENKRKNRYKNIVPFDTTRVLLGKDGGYINANFINMPVKDEDFMYIACQGPLPTTLGDFWQMVWEQKSNVIAMMTQEVEGGKVKCQRYWPDTPRTAEMVDDRLEITLIKDQHLDNFVIRLIEVKDIQTNEIQCVTHLNYTGWPDHGTPSQPEQLLTFISYMRHVHRSGPIITHCSAGIGRSGTLICIDVVLGLISKDADFDISDVVRNMRLQRQGMVQTEDQYIFCYQVILYVLRCLQAEEKISG; encoded by the exons ATGCACGTGTCCCTGGCTGAGGCTCTGGAGGTGCGAGGAGGTCcactgcaggaggaggaggtgtgggcCGTGCTGAGCCAGAGCGCAGAGAGTCTCCAAGAGCTTTTCCACAAAG ACCCTGCGGCCATGGGCTTCATCATCTCCCCTTGGTCTCTCCTGCTCATGCCTTCTGGAAACATCTCCTTCACGGATGAGTATGTGACGCAGCAGGACCTGCGAGCCTTCACTGCCCCCGAGGTTCTTGAAGGAGTCACGCTCACGTCCGTCTCAGACATAGAAAAG atgcACATGTACTCGTTGGGAATGACATTGTTCTGGGGAGCAGATTATGAGATACCACAGAGTCAG CCCATGAAGTTGGGGGAACACCTTAACAGCCTTCTGCTCAACATGTGCGATGACGTCACGGTGAGCCGAATGTCGCTGCGCACGGTGCTGGACATCTGCAGCAAACACATCAGGAACTCCAGCTGTGACCCTCCCTTCTCCTACATCCGTAAACTAGTGCGTCTGGTCATGGGCAGCCTATCGCAG CTGGATGGTTTGCTGACTGACCGAGAGTCACTCCCCGAGAGGAGTAAAGAAATTAGGGAGAGACTCAGAGGAAAAGGTTTACCCTCAG GAAGAAGTGCCGCTCCAAGAGTTTTAGAACGCTACCGAGCCAGGACTCAAGAGCAGACCTCTCTAAACCGTGGCCTTAGTCGCTCTATGGGCTCTTTACCTCAGGACGCGTTAAAAGCCGAAGAGGCAGCCACGGCGCAATATTCCCAACCAGACTATCGGCCGAGCTCAGGCTCACCGACAGAACTGTACCCCAAAGCCCCGTCGCTGCAGCACCAGCTCTCTTACCCGTACCTGCACCCTTTACACCCGCACCAGAAGGGCCGACCCGTGGAACTGGACCGGCGTTCTTTACACTTCCCCGGCGCAGACCTGGGACCCAGCCAGCCCCGGAAACCTTGGGCGTCCTCCGTGGATCTAGCCTATATCGACCCGGAGGCGCTGCGTTTCGGGGCTTTGGAGGACGCACGGAGAGGCAGCACCGCTTTGAGTACGTACTCTGGAGGGAGACACAAGTCGCCCCTTTTGGCGTCCAGGGAGTTTGGGCTGAAGAGCAGGAAGCCGCACCATCACTCCGCTCTGTCTGTAGGCTCGGGAATGCCCAGCACCTACGACCGGATCAAGGAGCAGCAACGGAAACTTCAGCTGTTCAAAAAAGGAGGCGAAG ACCCAGTCCAGACGCACCATCGTTACTACAGTGATTACAGTTCATCCAGTGAAAGCCCGTCTGTGACCTCCTCTGATCCAGATTACAGACAAG CGAAGAAATTTAGTGATGGAAGACGGTTTGGTTCTCAGTTAGCGCTTACGTCAGAACAAGATGCTCTGTCACTAAGTCACCCGCAAAG GCAGTATGAGGGGGTCGCAGACGAAGGGCTTGGGGGGGCAGAGCTCCTCCTtcagaagcaggaggaggaggtgcagcgGCTGCAGGCTCAGCTGGCCAAGAGGCTGTCCAGAGCCGACCTGTTCTCTGCTGATGAACCCCTGCTGCTGTCTCATAACTCTGCACTTGATCTGCGTGATCCTCTGTACACGGCCACAGCTCCACTGCACAAACGCAAG aatTTCTTTGGACCTGAGTTTGTGAAAATGGCAGGTGACCCAAGCGTGACACTGTCGGTGCCCTCGTCAATAATG AAGCGTGGAAAGGGGGAGGAGGTCCAGAGGAAGGTTGGCGTGGTGCTTCTGAATGGCCAGAAGCTGGAGTTGAGCTGTGACATTAAGGCGGCCTGTAAAGATGTTCTGGACATGGTGGTCGCCCACATTGGGCTGGTTGAACACCATCTCTTTGGCCTGGCATATCTTAAAG ATAATGAATTTTTCTTCGTTGAACCCGATGCCAAACTTGTTGATATTGCCCCAGAGGGGTGGAAGAAGGAtccgaagaagaagaagacagaagttccatttatattgtttttacgTATCAAATTCTTTATTGATGATGTTAATGTCATTCA ACATGCAATGACCAAACATCAGTACTATCTACAGCTGAGGAAAGATGTGCTGGAGGAGAGGATGTGCTGTGACATGGAAAATGCAATGCTGTTGGCCTCACTGGCTCTTCAAGCTGAATTTGGAGACTACCAACCTGAG CTCCACGGGAAAACCTACTTTAGATTGGAGCACTACATTCCTGTGTCTGTTTTGGATAAATTGGACCAGACAACGCTCAGAGAAGAGCTTCCCAAACTTCACAGCAACTATTATGGAGCGTCAGAGTCTGATGCAGAGTTTGAGTTCCTCAAG GTGAGCCAAAGGCTGACAGAATATGGTGTCCATTTCCATCGGGTGCTTCCTGAGAAAAGGTCCCAGACGGGCATCATGCTGGGAGTGTATTCTAAGGGGGTGCTCATCTTTGAAGTACTTAATGGAAACCGCACACCAGTGCTACGCTTTCCCTGGAGAGAGACCAAGAAGATTTCCTTTAAT aaaaagaaaatatgccTCCAAAACACATCTGATGGGATCAAGCACCTTTTTCAGACTGACAGCAATAAGACCTGTCAGTATCTGCTGCAGCTCTGTTCTGACCAGCATAAGTTTCATCTGCAGATGAAGGCTCGGCAAAACAACCAGGAGCTACAAGACTTGG aGAACTCACCCCTGAGCAGCCTGCAGTACCCCTTTGATCCTGCAGAAGGTGCAATGGGGCGAAAAATCAGCTCAGGCAGTTTAACGACACGTTCAAACCCAGACCAGCTGAAGAGGATTTCCTACTCTGAGGTGGCCCTCAACCGGGCGCTCTCgggtcctctgtctgtccaCGAGATGAACTTTCCAGGTTTCAATGCTGGTCCCTCTTTTATTCGCACCAATCCAAAGCTACTGAGCCGTTCTCTTCACAACCTGGGACAGATCCAAGACTTTTCCGAACACAGAGCTGGAGAGACGAGCAGTGACCAAGGATTTCAGCAGCACCAGAGAGCCAGCTCCGACACAGACTCATTCATACAACAACAACCCAA AATCCTGAGCACAGTGTCACACAGCAGTCCAGCCTGGAACCGCAGGATTAAAAAACATTCAGACGCATCCTCGACTGAAGAAATGGGCCCAGCATATGTCGTTG GTGTCAGCGTGCACAATTCCTCCTCTGATCATCCTTCTACCCCCGTCTCTGTTAATG ATTCATTAAGGAAAAAATTAAGTGCCATTCCATCTCCAGAGAGAGAAATCACAGCTGTACAGTTAAAGAAAGATGTAAAATATGGCCTGG gGTTTCAGATAGTCGGAGGGGAGACTTCTGGTCGTAAGGATCTTGGGACTATTGTCAGCGCCATCACTCCTGGTGGACCTGCTGATGTTAATGGATGCCTAAAACCTG GAGATCGCCTGATATCCGTGAATGATGTGTATGTAGAAGGTCTTTCTCATGCTGCTACAGTGGAAATCCTCCAAAACGCTCCAGATGATGTGAAACTCATCGTGTCACAGCCAAAGGAGAGGCTTTATAAAG ACTCTTCACCCAGTCATACTTCTTACCAGCCTAAGGCTCCATCAAAAACACTGGAAATCCTCCATAAACTTAATCCAGATTTGGAATCATCATCTGAAGAGCAGATACGAACAGGAAGTCCTAGTCCTGTCCTTCGCACCGGCTCCGCGTCTTCTGCCTCTTCCCCAACTCAAGGCTCTAAAATCAACTCTGCTTCTAAAGCGACTCAACCTTCTTCCAGTGGAGTCCAGCAATTCTTGGACAGAGCCAAGATGGCGCTGACGGTTTCATCTATAGCATCTCATAAACCAGATCCTAACATCAGCCTGGATCCACCTCCACCAGCTTTGCCtcctaaaacaagaaaagccAAAATGGTAGAGCTCCGGAAAGAACCCTCCGACTGTGGAGACTCGGACATGGACGAGGAGACATATTACAGCCAAAATAAGTCTATGGGCAAAAAG GGAGGAATAAACACGAGTGTCCGACATGGAGGGATTTATGTTAAAGCTGTCATACCTAAAGGAGCTGCCGAACTCGACGGGCGGATACAGAAAG GTGATCGTGTTATGGCGGTTAACGGAAAGAGTCTGGACGGAGCGACTCATCAACAAGCAGTGGAAGCGCTCAGAGACACTGGGCAG CGAGTGCATTTATTACTTGAAAAAGGTCATCCTCCCGTGGACAGCCTGCACGCTCCTGTGACTCCTCAGTCGACGCCACCTGTCGGACCTGCCCACGACCAGAGCGCaggacaaacaaacagacacgaCTACAGCTTCGTTACAGACG AGAACGCGTTTGATGTGACGCTTTTGAAAAACACGTCTGGGTTGGGGTTCAGCTTCAGCAGAGAGGAGAACGTTCCCGGAGAGCTCCCAGGTTCTAGCATGGTGCGCGTGAAAAAACTCTTTCCAGGCCAACCAGCCGCAGAAAGTGGCCGTATAAGGGTCGGGGACGTCATTTTGAAAGTCAACCAGACGCCGCTCAAAGGACTTTCGCAACAC GAGGTGATATCAGCACTGAGAGGAACGGGACAAGAGGTGACTTTGCTTCTGTGCAGACCTGAACATGGCGTACTCCGTGAAGTCGACGCAGCTTTG ACTCCTATGTCATCACCCAGAAAAGAACCAGTATCCAAAGCCGACCCCGCTCTGCTTTTGAGCAAAATCCCCACATCTCCAAGAACGCAAGCGAATAACAGCTCGGTGGAGGACGCTCTGGAGAGACTGCAGAAAACTCCCGTCCGTCAAAACAGCTACAGCGACAGCACCGACGGAGATGAGGAGGTCGAGGAAGCGTTCAGTCCCGGGAGACACAAGTGGGACCACAGTGTTTACCAGACGCCCAGCAGCAGCCTTGCCCTGGGAGGTTTCAGCAGCTCTGGTCAGATGGATAACAGCACGCGTTCGGCTTTTTACTCTCCAGATCTGTCAATCACGAGACTGGATTTAAGTAAAAG AAGCCCTTCGTCTCCACTACCACCTGATCTAGATTCTCCTGAGCCAATGGTTTCTTCTCCAACTGCCCCAAGTCCAGATCCgctgccccctcctctgccaCATCCACTAAATCTGACCCTCTCGGCGAACGGTCAGGATGCAGATGAATATGTGCCG GAGGTGGAGATTAACGTGTCTTTGATGAAATCTGAGAAAGGCAGTCTGGGCTTCACCCTGACCAAAGGAAACGATCATGGATGTTATATTCATGACATAGTACAAGACCCAGCGAAAGGAGACGGCCGACTCAGACCAGGAGACAGGATGATAACG GTGAATAACACAGATGTCACAAACATGGGCCACACTGAAGTTGTCAATCTCGTGCGGGCTGCCCCTCGAGTTGTTGATTTAGTGGTAGGGAGAGTCCTGGAGGCCCCAAAGCCGCATTTTGAAGCCCATCTGCTGCCTGATATCTGCTTTAGGGGCACACAACAACCACTGG GATTAGCATTAGATGGGGGCAGTGACAGCCCATATGGAGTCTTGTTTGTTAAGGACATAGTCCCTGGCTCTTTGGCATCTGAAGAAGGCAGTTTGCGACCTTTGGACCTGATCCACTACATCAATGGGGCCCCGACTCAAGAGCTAACGCTCAGTGAGAGCAATAGGCTGCTGGAGCTGTCCTTCAGTGAACTTAGTATCAAAGCCACACG ggaCGGAAAACCTGTTTCTCCAGCAGCAAAAAGTGTCTCTTTtctcaacaacaacatcagccCCAAAGTTTCATCAGGAGTTaatg GTTTCCTCAAAGTAGATGCCCCAAgagaaacagattttttttcatccctTTGTCCTGTAGAG GAGGAAACGATACACATTGACCTGGATAAGCCGTTGTCTGGGGGCCTGGGGTTCTCAGTgattggaggagaaagagggatcTTTGTTAAGTCTGTCACTCCTGGAGGAGTAGCTGAGGCATCGGGAAAGCTGCAAGTTGGAGACAGATTGTTGAAA GTAAACAGTGAAATGATGACAGGGGTGTCTCACACCAAAGCCGTCACAACTATCCGCAAAACCAAAGGCCTTGTGCATCTGGTCGTGTCCAGACCTCCAGAGCAGAACCCGGCTTATTCACCAGTCAATTCAGACAAATGCAATGGGGCCACAG ATTTGAGTGAAGAATACGACATGAAGAGCAAACTTTCTCCTCCCCTGGATGGACCCAGACCTAGTGACTACCCTGAGTTACCACCTATag ATTATGACGACGGCTCACTTGATCAGAAAAAGGAGATGGACCAAAGCACAGAGCTTTCAGAAGATACTGACTGTGACGGCTCGTCCCTGCCAGAAGACTCACCTAAG AATTATCGTAACATGGATTGGCAGGAGGAGAGCGTCGATGATCCACTTAATGAACC GCACACTGATGAAGATGCGATCACGTGGGGAAGTGATGAGCTGCCTATTGAAAGCATGACATCTAGTGACG ATGGACCAATCATTACAGAGGACGAGCTGACCTCTTTACCCCTTGTTAAAGTGGTTCCTGATGGTCAGTACACAGGCCTTAAACTCAGCTCTGTGGTTCGCACGATGAGGGGACTTTTAGAGCAAAAAGTTCCACTGCAGGAGTTTGAA AATCTACAGAATCTTCAACCCCTGGATGATTGTTTAATTGGTCAgacaaaagaaaacaagagAAAGAATCGCTATAAGAACATTGTCCCTT ttGACACAACTCGTGTCCTTCTGGGGAAAGACGGTGGTTACATTAATGCCAACTTCATCAATATGCCGGTCAAAGATGAGGACTTCATGTACATAGCCTGTCAGGGACCTCTGCCCACAACTCTGGGTGACTTTTGGCAAATGGTTTGGGAACAGAAGTCCAATGTGATAGCTATGATGACCCAAGAAGTGGAGGGAGGCAAAGTGAAATGTCAGCGTTATTGGCCAGACACACCTCGGACAGCTGAGATGGTAGATGATCGATTAGAAATCACCCTCATAAAGGATCAACATCTCGATAACTTTGTCATCCGGCTCATTGAAGTTAAAGATATACAG ACTAATGAAATTCAGTGTGTGACCCATCTCAATTACACTGGCTGGCCAGACCATGGAACACCGTCTCAACCTGAGCAGCTGCTGACATTCATCTCCTACATGAGACACGTTCATCGATCGGGGCCCATCATCACACACTGCAGCGCTGGCATCGGCCGCTCTGGCACCCTCATCTGCATAGACGTCGTTCTGGGACTCATCAGTAAAGATGCTGAT TTTGATATCTCTGATGTTGTAAGAAACATGAGACTTCAGAGACAGGGGATGGTTCAGACGGAG GATCAGTACATTTTCTGCTATCAAGTCATTCTTTATGTCCTTCGATGCCTTCAAGCAGAGGAAAAAATCTCAGGATAG